The Candidatus Nanosynbacter sp. HMT-352 genomic interval AGTTATGGGCTTGAAAGAGATTTTGGCGGAGTTTATTAAGCATCGTCAAGGCGTTATTCGACGCAGGACTGAGTTTGAACTTCGAAAAGCTAAGGAACGAGCTCATATATTGGAAGGTTTGAAAATTGCGCTTGATCATATTGACGAGGTGATTAAGACGATTCGCGAAAGTTATGATGATGCCGACAAGCGTTTGATGGAGAGATTCGGTTTGTCGGAAATTCAAGCGGCCGCAATTTTGGCGATGCAACTACGACGATTGCAGGGATTGGAGCGCGACAAGATTGAAGAAGAATTGAAACAACTTCATGAACTGATCAAGAAGTTGGAAGCAATTTTGGCTGACGAGAACGAGATTTTGCGTGTCGTTAAGGAAGAATTGCTTGCCATGAAAGAAAAGTATGGCGATGAGCGACGCAGCAAGATTATTAATCACGAATTAGGAAAGTTCTCTGACGAGGAATTGATTCCAGAGGAAGAGTCGGTAATTCTGCTTACAAGCGAAAATTACATCAAGCGAACCTTAGTAAGTGATTATCGTAGGCAAAATCGTGGCGGTAAAGGTAAGCGTGGTATGACGACTAAGGAAGAAGATGTCATTGATCAAGTTGTCCAGGCAAGCTCGCATGATTATTTGCTATTCTTCACTAATATGGGTAGGATTTTCCGGCTGAAGGCTTACGAAGTACCAGCCGCCAGCTTGAGTGCGAAGGGTGTTGCGGCCGTTAACTTATTGCAACTTCAGCCAGAAGAGAAGATAACGGCAATTATCAAGCACGAAAAGAACGCCAATGATGACGGCTATCTGTTCATGGCGACAAAGAAGGGTACAGTTAAGAAGACTCCTGTGAAAGATTATGCCAATATTCGTACGAATGGATTGATTGCAATTAAGCTAGATGAAGGCGATGAACTGCGCTGGATAAAGAGGACGACTGGCGAAAATGATGTGATTATATCTACGTCTGCAGGACAAGCCATTCGCTTTAACGAAAAAGATACGCGCCCAATGGGTAGATCAGCTCGTGGTGTCCGCGGCGTCAGATTGCGTCCAAACGACTCTGTTGTTGGTATGGATATCGTCACAGGTGACGATCAAACCTTGCTAGTGGTTAGCGAAAAAGGTTTCGGCAAGCGCACGAAGGTATCGAATTTCCCGAGTCATAAGCGTGGCGGAGTCGGTATAAAAGCCGCAGTCGTAACTGCAAAAACCGGCCCGATTATTTCCGTTCAGACAATTGATCCAGAAATAACAGAGGCACTATTGGTTTCTCAGAGTGGTCAAACTATCCGTCTAGGTTTGAGTGATATTAAGCTACTCGGAAGGACAACTCAGGGTGTGACGATTATGCGTCTATCTGATGGCGATGCCGTGTCGTCAATCGGCTTGATGGCTGATCGCCCGCAGGATGAGGGTAACTAATAATGAAAGTCTTGATAGTCCCAGTAATTGCATGGGCAATATCTCAAGGGCTGAAGCAAGTGTTTCATCTCATGGGGCGAAATCGTCGAGTATTTAGCGGTGATACAAACCCGAAAATACTTCTATCTGGAGGTATGCCAAGCGCTCATAGTGCGATTGTCGTGTCGTTGGCGGTATTTCTGGGGCTACAAGACGGCTGGGATAGTTCTATATTTGGACTAGCTACTTGGCTGGCTATTGTAGTGATGTATGATGCCATGATGGTTCGCTATTCGTCTGGAATGCAGGGCGAAACACTTAATAAACTGATTTCAGAGCAGGGTAGTAAGTTGAAAAAACTTCGTATTGCTCATGGTCATACCCCTGTGGAAGTAGCGGCTGGGGCGGCTATTGGTGTGGTTGTGGCTGCCGTTGTATTTTTCGCAACAAAATAATTGTAAAAATCTATTGACCTAGACAATTATATACTGTAAGATTAGTAACAAGTCTGGTTGCTGGAGTGCGAGTTAAGCAACGGTTTACAATCTGTAAAGCGAGGTAAATCATACTTCAGTCTGACTTAAGATGAACTTTAACAATTTGATTGTGCAATATCATCGTCAGTTTATATTTTTGTAGAGCCTTAATACTTTGATACAAAGTAGATTTTTAACGGAGAGTTTGATCCTGGCTCAGGATGAATGCTGGCGGCGTGCCTAACACATGCAAGTCGAGCGGCAGCGAGTTTTACACTGAATTCTGGAAGCTTCTGAGTAGTACAGAAGATTTATTCAAGAGTTTTGTGTAAAATGTCGGCGAGCGGCGGACGGCTGAGTAACGCGTAGGAATTTGCCCCAAAGTGAGGAATAACTGCCCGAAAGGGTAGCTAATGCCGCATATGGTCTTCGGATTAAAGCCTTCGGGCGCTTTGGGAGAAGCCTGCGTTGGATTAGGTAGTTGGTAGGGTAATGGCCTACCAAGCCGACGATCCATAGCTGGTCTGAGAGGATGATCAGCCAGACTGGAACTGAGACACGGTCCAGACTCCTACGGGAGGCAGCAGTGAGGAATCTTCCACAATGGGCGAAAGCCTGATGGAGCAACGCCGCGTGAAGGATGAAGGCCTTCGGGTTGTAAACTTCTTTTATGAGTGAAGAATATGACGGTAACTCATGAATAAGCACCGGCTAACTACGTGCCAGCAGCCGCGGTCATACGTAGGGTGCAAGCATTATCCGGAGTGACTGGGCGTAAAGAGTTGCGTAGGCGGTTTAATAAGTGAATAGTGAAACCTGGTGGCTCAACCATACAGACTATTATTCAAACTGTTAAACTCGAGAATGGTAGAGGTAACTGGAATTTCTAGTGTAGGAGTGAAATCCGTAGATATTAGAAGGAACACCGATGGCGTAGGCAGGTTACTGGGCCATTTCTGACGCTAAGGCACGAAAGCGTGGGGAGCGAACCGGATTAGATACCCGGGTAGTCCACGCCGTAAACGATGGATACTAGCTGTTGGAGGTATCGACCCCTTCAGTAGCGAAGCTAACGCGTTAAGTATCCCGCCTGTGGAGTACGGCCGCAAGGCTAAAACATAAAGGAATTGACGGGGACCCGCACAAGCGGTGGATTATGTTCTTTAATTCGATGATAACCGAAGAACCTTACCAGGGCTTGACATCCAGGGAAGGTCTGCGAAAGTAGACTGTGCCTTTTGGAACCCTGTGACAGGTGATGCATGGCCGTCGTCAGCTCGTGTCGTGAGATGTTAGGTTAAGTCCTTCAACGAGCGCAACCCTTGTGAATAGTTGTATTTTTCTATTCAGACTGCCCCGGTAACGGGGAGGAAGGAGGGGATGATGTCAGGTCAGTATTTCCCTTACGTCCTGGGCTAGAAACGTAATACAATGGCTAGTACAATGCGCAGCGAAGCCGCGAGGTGAAGCAAATCGCATCAAAGCTAGTCCCAGTTCGGATTGTAGGCTGAAACTCGCCTGCATGAAGTCGGAATCGCTAGTAATCGCAAATCAGCAAGTTGCGGTGAATACGTTCCCGGGTCTTGTACACACCGCCCGTCAAACCATGAAAGTGACCAACACCCGAAGTCCGATTCGTCGGCCTAAGGTGGGGGGCATGATTGGGGTTAAGTCGTAACAAGGTATCCGTACCGGAAGGTGCGGATGGATTACCTCCTTTCTAGGGAGTAACGATGCCAATCTGTCGAGCAATCACAGATTGAGCTAGGTCGGTCTCGTAAATGTGTCGAGCTTACATATTTACAATAGTCCTTTTAGGGACGAGACAAAGTTCAAAACCTTCTCTACGATAAACCGATTGATGAATTGCACAATCAAGTTGTTAAACGAAAAAGTCCCTCTATGAGGGGCTTTTTATATGGTAGATTTAATTAAAATCTAATATTTTGGTAGAGTTGTGATTATAAAAAATAGCCAATAATTTTTGGCTATTTATGCTTTTTACTGATGCTTATTATAGTCCGCCGCCAAAAAGGGAGTTTAGTAGCCAGTTTAATGGGATAGTGTGTAGGCTGAGCATAATAGCGAACCCTACTCCACATGTAACAAGTCCCCAAAATTTGAAACGATCATAGCTACTTACGCCACTTCCCAGATTGTCGGCTAATTTTTGATGAAAAATGACGACGATTCCACCAGCAATTAAAACTAAAATCCCAAAAAATAATGAGCCAAAACTAAATTGATATAACATATTATTAATTATACACTTGTCAGAATTAAAAAGATACTGTACAATTAAAAAGTCTTGGCAATTTATGGGGACATAGCTCAGTTGGCTAGAGCACCTGCTTTGCAAGCAGGGGGTCCAGGGTTCGAGTCCCTGTGTCTCCACCATATGGGGTGAAGTGGGCTTACGTCCACGACACTCCACCAAGACGAATGAGGGCGATTAGCTCAGCTGGTTAGAGCGCGTCACTGATAATGACGAGGTCGGAGGTTCAAGTCCCTCATCGCCCACCATATTTTTAATATGGGCGCTTAGCTCAGTTGGCTAGAGCATCTCGTTTACACCGAGAGGGTCGGGGGTTCGAGTCCCTCAGCGCCCACCAATCATAGATAGTCAGGATTATCGCCGAGTAGGCGATTTTTTGTTTACAAGTAACCTTGCTTAATAAAGCATAGATAGTTATACTCGTAGAATATGTATAAGCGTATTATTAAGCCGATATTATTTTTATTAACACCAGACTTTACGCACAAACTCATTATTTTTTGTGGACGCATGGCACAAACATTTTTCCCCATTAGATGGATTATTCGTAAGTTATGGAGCTTCCAAGATAAGTCGCTACAGCAGGAAATTGATGGAGTTGTATTTAATAACCCAATAGGACTGTCAGCAGGATTTGATAAAAACGTACAGCTGTCGCCTTTAATGGAAGACGTTGGATTTGGGTTTGCTTCTGGTGGATCCGTGACTATGGAGCCGAGAAGAGGAAATCCTCGACCATGGTTTCATCGATTACCGAATACTAAATCTGTAGTTGTGTATGCTGGCATGCCAAATTACGGGCTAGATAAGATTAGTAATTATATTGAATTAAACAGACCTAAAGTTAAATCAATGCCGACGGTTGCGTCTGTAGCTGTCATTGCTGATAAATCCACGAAAGACAAATTTGGGCCAGTCGTTTCGGAAGAATATATAATTCGGGACGTAAAAAAAGCGGTTAGTTATATCGTAGAAAACAGCTTGGCAAGTGTTATAGAGATTAATATTTCTTGCCCGAACGCCGGCAAGGAGCCGTTTATATATGCTGATACTCTGGAGTCTTTATTGAGTGAATTAGATTCCGTAGAGAGAAATGTTCCTTTCTGGATTAAAATGCCACATTTGTATGATTTGAAGCAATTCGACTCGTTATTAAAGGTTATTGTTGAGCATAATATTCAGGGTGTAACGGTCGCTAATTTAATAAAGGATCGTAAGAGGGTAGATCTTAAAGATCCTTTGACTGATGATATTAGGGGAGGATTAAGCGGCGAACCTACTCGTGCACATAGTTTAGAGTTGATTAGGCATGCGTATAAAAATTATGGAGATAAACTAACTATTATTGGTGTTGGCGGAGTTTTTTCGGCCGAAGATGCATACGCTAAGATTAAGGCAGGGGCTAGCCTGGTTGGGCTTATCACTGGACTATTTTTCGAAGGTCCGCAGCTAATTGGGCGGATGAATCGCGAGCTGTCTCAGCTGCTAAGAAATGATGGTTTTTCTAGTATTTCTGAGGCGATTGGTACTGATTTTAATAAAAAGCAAAAAAAGTCGAAAAAACTTTGAAAAAACCCTTGCAAAAGAATCTCAGCTGCTGTATAGTTGATTATTAGTTAAGCGAATGTTCGAACGAACCTCTGGCAATACGCTGCAAAACGTGCGAGGGCAGTGAGAAAACATCTGAGTGTAGATAGGTTTGTCAATTTATTGACTTGTCGATTGTGCACTCAAATGTGTGAGGCACTGATCATTAACAATTTGAGAGTAAAAGAAATTGAGTTTTTAATTGACGGTAGTAGTAATTGCAAAGTAGCAACTACTAGTTAAGTCAATGCATAAAAAGGTACTCAAGGGCACTAAATGGATGCCTAGACGTATATTACCGATGAAGGACGTGGAAGACTGCGATAAGCCTCGGGAAGCTGTCAACAAGCTTTGATCCGGGGATTTCCGAATGGGGAAACCCAGCATGAGTCATGTCATGTTGCCACTTGCTGAACACATAGGCAAGCGAGCGGGAACCATCTGAACTGAAACATCTTAGTAGGATGAGGAAGAGAAAGTAAATAACGATTGCGAAAGTAGTGGCGAGCGAAATCGCAACAGCCCAAACCTTTTAAGTTTTTGCCTATTAATTTAGGCAAATAAGTTGATAGACGAATACTTACAAGGGGTTGTGATATTACATATGACCAAGTCAGAGAATTTGATTCGTTCAAATAATCTGATTTGCGATAACTGGCTATCAACGGTTAGTAAGGTAAGAAATCGGCGTGGTTAGTAGAATAGTTTGAATGACTAGCCAAAGAACGTGAAAGCCGTGTATATGAAAACGACGCTGACCTTATGTATGTTTTATCGAGTAGGACGGGGCACGAGAAACCCTGTTTGAATCTGGCTGGACCACCAGCCAAGGCTAAATATAATATACGATCGATAGTGAACTAGTACAGTGATGGAAAGGTGAAAAGAACCCCGGGAGGGGAGTGAAATAGATCCTGAAATTTAGTGCCTACAAGGAGTCGGAGCCGGCTTGTCCGGTGACGGCGTGCTTTTTGTAGAACGATCCAGCGAGTTAATTTTTACAGCGAGGTTAAGTCAATTGACGGAGCCACAGTGAAAGCGAGCCTGAATAGGGCGAATAAGTTGTAAGGATTAGACCCGAAACCGGGTGACCTAACCATGAGCAGGTTGAAGCCACTGTAACAGGTGGTGGAGGACCGAACCAGGATACGCAGCAAAGTGTTTGGATGACTTGTGGTTAGCGGTGAAATGCCAATCGAACTCGGAGATAGCTGGTTCTCCTCGAAATAGCTTTAGGGCTAGCGTCGTGTTAGTAGCACATGGGGGTAGAGCTCTGTAAAGGACTGGGGCGGGCAACTGTACCCACCCTTAACAAACTACGAATACCATGTGTGTAATCACGGCAGTTAGAACATCGGTGCTAAGATCGGTGCTCGAAAGGGAAACAGCCCAGACCATCATCTAAGGTCCCTAAATTAACGTTCAGTGGGAAACAAGGTGAGATTTCTTAAACAGCTAGGATGTTGGCTTAGAAGCAGCCATTCATTTAAAGAGTGCGTAACAGCTCACTAGTCAAGAGATCTTGCGTGGAAAATGTAACGGGGCTAAAACGTTATACCGAAGATATGGATTACACGCTAAGTACAAAGTTAAAGTTGTGTTACAATCAATTTATGGAAAATGAGATTTACGTAGGTAGCGTCTATAAACACTATAAAGGCAATAAGTATGTTGTTGTAAGTATAGCTGTTCATACTGAGACGCTTGAAGAGCTTGTAGTTTATCGAGCCATTTATGGCGACGGAGAATTATGGGCTAGACCTAAGAAAATGTTTTTAGATAATATTGAAAAGAACGGAAAGATCATCCCAAGGTTTAAATTGATTAAAAAACTTTGATTTTGTTCTTAGTGTGTAGTGGTAGAGGAGCGTTCCTATCAGCGGAGAAGTCGAATCGGAAGGTTCGGTGGAGCGGTAGGAAGTGAGAATGCTGGAATGAGTAACCATAAGAGAGGTGAGAATCCTCTCGGCCGTAAGAGCAAGGTTTCCTGAGCCATGGTAATCATCTCAGGGTTAGTCGGGCCTAAGCCGAGGCGCAGAGCGTAGGCGATGGACATCAGGTTAATATTCCTGAACCGGTTAAGTTTTGTACACTGTTCACGGGGAAGTAATCGAAGCGGATTCATGGTTTATCCGTCCAACCGAGCGGGAACGCAAAGGGAGTGAAAGTGATTCTTCGGAGTCGCGATTTTGGTGAAAGCCCTGGCTAGAAAAGCAGGTGTACGCGTGGACTTAGCCGCCCGTACCGCAAACCAACACAGGTGCTCGAGTCGAGTAGACTCAGGCTTACGAGCGAACCTTCGCTAAGGAACTCGGCAATACAGCGACCGTAACTTCGGGATAAGGTCTGCCCCCACTTCGGTGGATATCAGCCGCGTTCACTCAGTGAATATTAGGTTAAAGAGTACATTTTTAATCACAAAACGAATTTTCTGAGATAGAGCAAACGAATTGTTCTTTTGAACGCGAACCTCTGGCATCTAACGATGTGGGGGCCGCAGCAAAAGAGCCCACGGAACTGTTTATCAAAAACACAGGTCTCTGCTAACACGAAAGTGGATGTATAGGGGCTGACTCCTGCCCAATGCTGGAAGGTTAAGGGGAGCGCTTCACGGTGCGAACTGAAGCCCTAGTCAATGGCGGCGGTAACTATAACCGTCCTAAGGTAGCGAAATTCCTTGTCAGGTAAGTTCTGACCCGCACGAATGGAGTAATCATGTGGGCACTGTCTCAGCGAAGGACTCGGTGAAAGTGCATTGGCGGTAAAGATGCCGTCTGTCCGTACCAGGACGAAAAGACCCCATGGAGCTTTACTACAGCTTTACATTGAATATGGTTTCAACATGTGTAGCATAGGTGGGAGACTTTGAAGCAGATACGCCAGTATTTGTGGAGTCGCCAGGTGAAATACCACCCTTGTTGTGATTGTGTTCTCACGCTGACCGTTATCCGGTTAGCGGACCGTGTATGGTGGGTAGTTTAACTGGGGCGGTTGCCTCCTAAAGAGTAGCGGAGGCGTTCAAAGGTTGGCTAACTTCGGATGGAAATCGAAGTGATAGTGTATGCGCATAAGCCAGCTTGACTGTGAGGAGTACATTCCAATCAGAGACGAAAGTCGGAGCAAGTGATCCGCTGTACGTACATTTGTACATGAATGTGGGATCGACAGCGCAAACGGATAAAAGTTACCCTGGGGATAACAGGCTTATAGCGCCCAATAGTTCACATAGACGGCGCTGTTTGGCACCTCGATGTCGGCTCATCACATCCTGGAGGGGGAGCACCTTCCAAGGGTTCGGCTGTTCGCCGATTAAAGTGGTACGCGAGCTGGGTTCAGAACGTCGTGAGACAGTTCGGTTTATATCCGGTATGGACGATAGGAAACTTGAGAGGATCTACCCCTAGTACGAGAGGACCGGGGCGGACGCACCTCTGGTGTATCGATTGTGGCCACCTGCTGCATTGTCGAGTAGCTATGTGCGGACTAGATAAGCGCTGAAAGCATATTAAGCGCGAAACTAACCTCAAGATAAGGTTTCCCTATGAGGACACAGAAAGACTATCTGTTTGATAGGCGCAAGGTGGAAGTACAGTAATGTATGGAGCTGAAGCGTACTAATAGTCCCATTGCCTTTTTATGTCCTTGTCTGTGGAGTTTATGCTTGCATAAACATTGCGGATAAGGTAGACTTAACTAGTAATTGGTGCTTTTCAAAAGTACTGGTCAATTAAAAATCAATTCCGTGCTGATGTTGGACATCGAAGAAAGGGGTTTGGCCCACCGTGGAGTATATACGGAACCAAGCGTCGTAACCCCCTCCTTCGGTGCCCATAGCGAGGAGGAAACACCTGTTCTCATTCCGAACACAGAAGTTAAGCTCCCCAGCGGCGATTATACTGCGAAAGTGGGAAACTAGCACGGTGCCGAATTATAAGAAAGCCATCCTAATAGGGTGGCTTTCTTCTTTGTCTTAAAACGTTTGTGGTATGTTT includes:
- the gyrA gene encoding DNA gyrase subunit A, encoding MADNDNKNIVEPEILNEEPEVRGIEKSTVERVMEDSFLKYSMSVIIDRALPDVRDGLKPVNRRILYAMNKNGWRAPHATVKSAKIVGEVMGNYHPHGDSSIYDAMVNLAQPWKMRYTLVEGQGNFGSMDGDEPAASRYTEARMDKIGGELLSDIDKETVDFRDNFDGTEKEPVVLPSAVPNILLNGQMGIAVGMATNIPPHNLSEVVDATVAQIDNPEITLDELLTHIKGPDFPTGAEVYGGAPMRQAYETGRGSVTIRAVASIEERKNGRYSIIITEVPYGMSKEGFVDKVRELVLAKKITHIADARDESARGKVRVVVELKKDAYPKKILNQLYKLTGLQTSFHYNVLALVNGIQPKVMGLKEILAEFIKHRQGVIRRRTEFELRKAKERAHILEGLKIALDHIDEVIKTIRESYDDADKRLMERFGLSEIQAAAILAMQLRRLQGLERDKIEEELKQLHELIKKLEAILADENEILRVVKEELLAMKEKYGDERRSKIINHELGKFSDEELIPEEESVILLTSENYIKRTLVSDYRRQNRGGKGKRGMTTKEEDVIDQVVQASSHDYLLFFTNMGRIFRLKAYEVPAASLSAKGVAAVNLLQLQPEEKITAIIKHEKNANDDGYLFMATKKGTVKKTPVKDYANIRTNGLIAIKLDEGDELRWIKRTTGENDVIISTSAGQAIRFNEKDTRPMGRSARGVRGVRLRPNDSVVGMDIVTGDDQTLLVVSEKGFGKRTKVSNFPSHKRGGVGIKAAVVTAKTGPIISVQTIDPEITEALLVSQSGQTIRLGLSDIKLLGRTTQGVTIMRLSDGDAVSSIGLMADRPQDEGN
- a CDS encoding divergent PAP2 family protein translates to MKVLIVPVIAWAISQGLKQVFHLMGRNRRVFSGDTNPKILLSGGMPSAHSAIVVSLAVFLGLQDGWDSSIFGLATWLAIVVMYDAMMVRYSSGMQGETLNKLISEQGSKLKKLRIAHGHTPVEVAAGAAIGVVVAAVVFFATK
- the pyrD gene encoding dihydroorotate dehydrogenase (quinone) — protein: MYKRIIKPILFLLTPDFTHKLIIFCGRMAQTFFPIRWIIRKLWSFQDKSLQQEIDGVVFNNPIGLSAGFDKNVQLSPLMEDVGFGFASGGSVTMEPRRGNPRPWFHRLPNTKSVVVYAGMPNYGLDKISNYIELNRPKVKSMPTVASVAVIADKSTKDKFGPVVSEEYIIRDVKKAVSYIVENSLASVIEINISCPNAGKEPFIYADTLESLLSELDSVERNVPFWIKMPHLYDLKQFDSLLKVIVEHNIQGVTVANLIKDRKRVDLKDPLTDDIRGGLSGEPTRAHSLELIRHAYKNYGDKLTIIGVGGVFSAEDAYAKIKAGASLVGLITGLFFEGPQLIGRMNRELSQLLRNDGFSSISEAIGTDFNKKQKKSKKL